In Panacibacter microcysteis, the genomic stretch GTGTTGCATATTGCCTTATAACGCCCGATTCTTCCATACGTTTTATACGCTCATGCACAGGCGTGGTTGAAAGATGAATTTTTTCTGATATTTCCTTAACCGTGGCCCTCGCATTTTGCTGAAGAATAATCAGTATGGCGAGATCTTTTGAATCGAGTGTGATATTACTACTATGCACTTGTTCTTTTTGAGTGAACTTTTCCATCTGTAACAGTTGTTTTATTCTGCAAGTGATCTTTAATTTGTAATTATATTCCAAAGTTAATTAACAATATGGTATTCTATTCTGCTAATATATCTTTGCGTCACTAAAATTTTAATCATGTCTACGATAGCGCAAAAAATCGACCTGAGCTTGCCTTACAAGGTGAAAGACATTAGCCTTGCCGAGTGGGGCCGCAAAGAAATCCGTTTAGCAGAAGCTGAAATGCCCGGACTTATGGCACTCCGTGCTGAGTATGGGCCATCACAGCCGTTAAAAGGTGCACGTGTTGCAGGTTGCCTGCACATGACAATTCAAACTGCCGTATTAATTGAGACGCTGGTTGCTTTAGGTGCAGAAGTACGCTGGAGTTCATGTAACATTTTTTCAACGCAGGATCATGCTGCCGCTGCTATCGCCGCTGCAGGTGTTGGTGTTTTTGCATGGAAAGGCCAGACGCTCGAAGAAGCAGATTGGTGTATTGAGCAAACATTGTTTTTTGGCAGCACAGATAAGCCGTTAAATATGATCCTGGATGACGGTGGAGATCTTACCAACATCGTTTTCGATAAATACCCCGAGCTTATTCAACACATTAAAGGTTTAAGTGAAGAAACTACAACCGGTGTACATCGTTTATACGAACGCATGGCAAAGGGTACTTTACCAATTCCTGCCATAAATGTTAATGATTCGGTTACCAAATCTAAGTTCGACAACAAGTATGGCTGTAAAGAATCATTGGTTGACGCAATACGCCGTGCAACAGATGTTATGCTTGCAGGTAAAGTTGCAGTTGTTGGCGGTTATGGTGATGTAGGCAAAGGGTCTGCGGCTTCTTTAGCCGGCGCCGGTTGCCGCGTAATTGTTACCGAAATAGACCCCATTTGTGCTTTACAGGCGGCGATGGATGGTTTCGAAGTTAAAAAAATGATTGATGCAGTTAAAGAGGCTGATATTATTGTTACTGCGTCCGGCTGCAGAGATCTGATTACCGAAAAACATTTTCGTGCCATGAAAGACAAAGCGATCGTATGTAACATCGGTCACTTTGATATCGAAATTGACGTAGCATGGTTAAATGAAAATTACGGTGAAACAAAAGATACCGTTAAACCCCAGGTTGATATTTATACCATCGATGGCAAGGATATTATTTTGCTTGCAGAAGGCAGGTTAGTAAACCTCGGTTGCGCAACAGGCCATCCTTCTTTTGTAATGAGTAATTCATTCACCAATCAAACACTTGCCCAGATTGAATTATGGACAAACCATGCTTCATACGAAAACAAAGTGTATGTATTACCAAAGCATCTTGATGAGAAGGTGGCACGCCTGCACCTTGCTAAAATTGGTGTTGAGCTGGATGAACTTTCAGCAGAACAATCAGAATACCTCGGCATTCCGCAGGAAGGTCCGTTTAAACCGGAACATTATCGCTATTAGTTTTCATTGTTGAATTTTTCTATACAAACCATCGCATGGCGATGGTTTTTTTATGCCATGTATTTAAAAGTTAAGTACAATATTTTAAGTATAGAACCTGTTATTTATTTAGTTTTACAGCGATGTTAACTAACCAGCCAAAAACTACTTATGAACAATAATGCTGCATTTCGTTTTATCCTTTACACCTTTTTTGTTGCTGTTTTTTTGAATACCTGTGTTAC encodes the following:
- the ahcY gene encoding adenosylhomocysteinase, whose translation is MSTIAQKIDLSLPYKVKDISLAEWGRKEIRLAEAEMPGLMALRAEYGPSQPLKGARVAGCLHMTIQTAVLIETLVALGAEVRWSSCNIFSTQDHAAAAIAAAGVGVFAWKGQTLEEADWCIEQTLFFGSTDKPLNMILDDGGDLTNIVFDKYPELIQHIKGLSEETTTGVHRLYERMAKGTLPIPAINVNDSVTKSKFDNKYGCKESLVDAIRRATDVMLAGKVAVVGGYGDVGKGSAASLAGAGCRVIVTEIDPICALQAAMDGFEVKKMIDAVKEADIIVTASGCRDLITEKHFRAMKDKAIVCNIGHFDIEIDVAWLNENYGETKDTVKPQVDIYTIDGKDIILLAEGRLVNLGCATGHPSFVMSNSFTNQTLAQIELWTNHASYENKVYVLPKHLDEKVARLHLAKIGVELDELSAEQSEYLGIPQEGPFKPEHYRY